Proteins encoded in a region of the Tachyglossus aculeatus isolate mTacAcu1 chromosome 11, mTacAcu1.pri, whole genome shotgun sequence genome:
- the THY1 gene encoding thy-1 membrane glycoprotein, producing MNPAVGIAILLAVLQAARGQKVHSLTACLEGLNMRLDCRFENSTKDPLKFEISLTRENQKHVLQGDLGIPEHAYRSRLNLSTTQNHLALYMTSFTSKDEGIYNCQFQVPGEVTHNPGKNLTVYKDKLARCAGISLLIQNTSWLLLLLLSLPLLQAVDFVSL from the exons ATGAATCCCGCCGTGGGCATCGCCATCCTGCTGGCAG TGCTGCAGGCTGCCCGTGGTCAGAAAGTGCACAGCCTGACGGCTTGCCTGGAGGGCCTGAACATGCGCCTGGACTGCCGCTTCGAGAACAGCACCAAAGACCCTCTCAAGTTCGAGATCAGCCTGACCCGGGAGAACCAAAAACACGTGCTGCAGGGCGACCTGGGCATCCCCGAGCACGCCTACCGGTCCCGCCTCAACCTCAGCACCACGCAAAACCACCTGGCCCTCTACATGACTTCCTTCACCAGCAAGGACGAGGGCATCTACAACTGCCAGTTCCAGGTGCCCGGGGAGGTGACCCACAACCCTGGCAAGAACCTGACTGTCTACAAAG aTAAATTGGCCAGATGTGCCGGCATCAGTCTGCTGATTCAGAACACCtcatggctgctgctgc